Proteins encoded within one genomic window of Camelina sativa cultivar DH55 chromosome 19, Cs, whole genome shotgun sequence:
- the LOC104765221 gene encoding uncharacterized protein LOC104765221, protein MNRGEARGFGGRKGSRGQMDYRPKGESPVTVDRSLDESSGSRGRGSRGRGRSTTSWCPRDSSGRGGHEHSPGQVYVQESNAVFVEKGVQHNRRGVSTVDRSLVDSSGSMGRGPRERGGSRTSWSPRDSFGRGGHEHSPVQVYVQESNAVFVEKGVQQHRKLQEDKLGSTKQPDEGAAAFKFSGDNKDLLQSSPSSSSKSISLSGGLFVSKESEDKDVKNGARIHDLVNQMEDVSLSCQDSVSSTSEKVELSSAEDQNSTAHKSGGEGNSSSERNTGPFDISLKKTGIVLKPALFNLNKEKRKSTKGHTGIVIRPGMVLLKNYLSINDQVMIVNKCRQLGLGEGGFYQPGYRDEAILRLKMMCLGKNWDPETSRYGEVRPVDGSRPPKIPVEFNQFIEKAIKESQSLTASKSNETSGEVTMPFMSPDICIVNFYTSTGRLGLHRDKDESEKSIRKGLPVVSFSVGDSAEFLYGDQLDEAMAETLVLESGDVLLFGGKSRNIFHGVRSIRKDTAPKVLLQETSLRPGRLNLTFRQY, encoded by the exons ATGAATCGCGGCGAAGCTAGAGGCTTTGGCGGCCGTAAGGGTTCTCGAGGACAAATGGATTACCGTCCGAAAGGCGAAAGTCCG GTTACAGTTGATAGGTCTTTGGATGAATCTTCTGGTAGTAGGGGTAGAGGGTCTCGTGGGAGAGGAAGAAGTACAACATCATGGTGTCCTAGAGATAGTTCTGGGCGTGGCGGCCATGAACACAGTCCAGGTCAAGTGTACGTTCAGGAGTCCAATGCGGTATTTGTGGAAAAGGGTGTTCAACATAATAGGAGAGGTGTAAGTACAGTTGATAGGTCTTTGGTTGATTCGTCTGGTAGTATGGGTAGAGGTCCTCGTGAGAGAGGTGGAAGTAGAACATCATGGTCTCCTAGAGATAGTTTTGGGCGTGGCGGCCATGAACACAGTCCAGTGCAAGTGTACGTTCAGGAGTCCAATGCGGTATTTGTGGAAAAGGGTGTTCAACAGCACAGAAAGCTCCAAGAAGATAAGTTGGGTTCTACCAAGCAACCTGATGAAGGTGCTGCTGCTTTCAAGTTTTCTGGAGATAACAAAGATCTTTTGCAATCATCTCCTTCGTCTAGCTCAAAGAGCATAAGTCTTTCTGGAGGTTTGTTTGTCTCTAAAGAATCCGAGGACAAGGATGTCAAGAATGGCGCTCGAATCCATGATCTTGTGAACCAGATGGAAGATGTTTCGTTGTCTTGCCAGGACTCTGTGTCTTCTACAAGTGAGAAGGTTGAGCTTTCTAGTGCTGAGGATCAGAATAGTACTGCTCACAAGTCTGGTGGTGAAGGAAACTCGTCAAGTGAAAGAAACACGGGACCATTTGATATCTCTCTCAAGAAGACAGGGATAGTACTAAAACCCGCTCTGTTTAATCTgaacaaagaaaagaggaaatCAACTAAAGGACACACTGGAATTGTTATTAGACCTGGAATGGTACTTCTCAAGAACTATTTGTCAATCAATGATCAA GTGATGATTGTGAACAAATGCCGTCAGCTGGGTTTGGGTGAAGGTGGCTTCTATCAACCAGGTTACAGGGATGAAGCAATATTGCGCTTGAAAATGATGTGCCTTGGGAAAAACTGGGACCCTGAAACATCTCGATATGGAGAAGTTCGACCAGTTGATGGTTCTCGTCCGCCAAAAATTCCAGTTGAATTCAATCAGTTTATTGAGAAAGCAATTAAAGAATCACAGTCCCTTACAGCCTCTAAATCAAATGAAACGAGTGGAGAAGTTACAATGCCATTTATGTCCCCAGACATATGTATTGTTAACTTCTACACATCCACCGGGAGACTTGGCCTCCATCGG GACAAAGATGAGAGCGAAAAGTCCATTCGGAAGGGATTACCTGTTGTTTCATTTTCTGTTGGAGATTCAGCCGAGTTCTTGTATGGTGATCAATTGGATGAAGCCATGGCAGAAACGTTAGTGTTGGAGTCTGGAGATGTTCTACTATTTGGTGGCAAATCCAGGAATATCTTTCATGGCGTAAGATCAATTCGCAAAGATACTGCCCCCAAAGTGCTTCTTCAGGAAACAAGTCTCCGACCTGGTCGTCTGAATTTGACTTTTAGGCAGTATTAA